GCGGGCGCTGGCCTTGCTCCTTATCAATTATTCGCCGTTGTCGCTGTATATCTTCGCGGCCTGTCTGGGCGCGATGCTCATAACGCTGTTGGTGGACGTGGGCTTCGGCTTCGTCACCGCGATGACGCTGGCGGTACTGTCCGGCGTGATGGCCGGCGTGGCGTTCCGACCCATGGTTATATCGTTGTCGGCCGCCACGGTAGGGGTATTCCTGGTGGCGCACATCCGGCGGAGGACCGACTTCTATCGCGTTTTCGCCGGCATCGCTCTCGCCTCGGCGGCGGCGGCGGTGGGCATAGGGCTAGTCGATATGTCGCCCTGGCGGGAAATCGGCGAGGAGATTGCGTGGGGTACGGTACTCGCCGCGGCCAGCGTCGCCATATTGGCCATACTGCTGCCGCTGTTCGAGATGACGTTCGACGTCGTTACGGACCTCAAGTTGCTGGAGCTCGCGGACTTGAACCAACCGCTGCTCCGCCAACTATTGTTGGAGGCGCCGGGGACGTACCACCACAGCATCGTGGTGGGCAGCCTGGCGGAGGTGGCGGCGGGCGCGGTGGGCGCGAACCCGCTTTTGGCGCGCGTCGCCTCCTACTACCACGACATCGGGAAGTTGCGGGCGCCGTCCTATTTCGCCGAGAACACCGGTTCCGAAAGCGCGCGCCACGAGCACCTGTCGCCCCAGATGAGCAGCTTGGTCGTCGCTTCCCACACCAAGCAGGGCGCCAAAGTCGCGGAGGAGGCCGGCCTGCCGCCCCCCATCATAGAAGCCGTAATCGAGCATCACGGCACGGGCCTGATATCCTTCTTCTACCAGGAGGCCCTGAAGTTGGACGAGCATCGGGTCCTGGCCGAGGACGACTTCCGCTACCCGGGGCCCAAACCCCACAGCAAGGTCTCCGCTATAATCATGTTGGCCGACGCCGTGGAGTCCGCGTCGCGCTCCCTCGAGGGCCCGACGCCCACCAGCATTCGGTCGATGGTCGAGAAGATCGTGGGCGCGCGGCTGGCCGACGGCCAGCTCGACGAGTGTGAGCTTACCCTCGCCGAAATACAGCTCGTTAAAGAGAGTTTAATAAAAGCCCTGAACAGCATATTCCATATCCGGCCCACTTATCCCGAAGATGGGGAACAATACGTCGTCCCGTATCTGTCTACGCATTCTGCCGAAACTAAGTCGAACTAGCCGGCGGCGGCTGGAGGCGTTGATCGCCCGCTACCGTGAACGGTGCGGCGTCCCGCGTCGGGCGGTGGTCGAGGTAACGGTAGCGGACGACGCGCTGCTGGCGGAATTGAACCGGAAGTACCGCCGGCGAGAGGGCCCTACGGACGTACTGGCGTTTCCCATAGGACGGGACCCGGTGGAACCGGAGGAGATGTGGTTGTGGGGCGAGGTTTACGTTTCGGTAGACCGGGCCCGCGAGCAGGCCGAGCGCCGGGGCGTAGCGTTGGACGAAGAGCTCGCCGCCCTCGTGGCCCACGGCCTGCTCCACCTGGCCGGATACGACGACGATGGCGACGAGGCCCGCGCCGAGATGGAGCGGGCCGCAAACGACCTCACGGCCGAGGCCGGATAAGGGTATAACGTGACCGCGGCTAAGAACAAGCGACCGTCGAAGAGGGGTCTCTTTTTAAGGGAAGGGGGCCTCGCCCGCTCCTTCAACAGCGCGTTGGAGGGTATCGTCTACGCCCTCCGCACCCAGCGCAACGTTAAGATCCATTTCGTCATCACGGCCCTGGTTTTATTCGCCAGCGTTTGGTTGTCCATCACCAAGACCGAGCTCATATTATTACTTGTAACGATCGCGCTGGTCCTTATCACCGAAATGATAAACTCCTCGCTCGAGGTCTTGCTAGACCTGGCGGTGGAGAGGTACCATCCGATGGCGCGCATCGCCAAGGACGTCGCCGCGGGCGCGGTCCTGTTCGCGACGCTGAACGCGGTTGTAGTCGGTTATCTCATATTCTTCGAGGCCCTCAAGGGCCCCATCGTAACGACGATCGTGAGCGTGCGGCGGGCGCCCGAGCACGTGGCGGTGGTCGCGTTGGGTCTGACCATCCTGTTGGTTCTAACGTTGAAGGCGTTCACGGGGAAAGGGACTTTCCTGCGCGGCGGCCTCCCCAGCGGCCACGCCGCGGCCGCTTTCGGCTTGTGGACCGCGGCGTCGCTTTTGAGCCGCAATCCGTTGGTCGCTACCATAACGTTTATCTTGGCGCTGATTATCGGCGTTTCGCGCGTCCGTTTGGGCATACATTCCTTGCTCGAGATTGCCGCGGGCGCTTTTCTGGGTATCGGCGTTACGGCGCTCTGCTTTTGGGTATTCACGTAGAGCCGTGGCGTAAGAAGCGAGGTGCATGTAGTTGGACGAGCCCCCATCACTTATTACGGTCGTCGCGTTAGTCGCGGCGTACGGCGTTTTCGTCGTCGCACGCTGGGCCGTAGTGGCGAACGCGACGCGCGACCGCAACCCGGCAGGGGAGGGCGCGGGTAAACCGGCAGTCCCGTTAGCCGTACTGAACGCGCTCTTCTTCGTCGAGGTATTCTTACTGATCGCCGCTTCGTACTCGGCCGCGACGCTTTTGGCGTTCGAGGCGCCGGCGCTGCCTTTGGCCGCGGCGTGGCTCATTTGCGCCGCGGGGCTCTTCGTGGTGCGGGCGGCGGCGCGCGCGGTGCTACCGGCTGCCGCGGCGAGGTCGCTCGGCCGCTTCATAAGGCCGGTGGCCAAGTTCCTTTACCTGTTGCTGTTTCCGCTGATTTGGACCGCCAAAACGATCGCGCTGGTGCTCGCCAAGGTTACGCGCGCCGGCATCGACCCCGCGGCTGTTTCGCCCGCCGCCGAGTTGGAGGCCTTATGCGGCGTGGGTGGCGCGCGGCTGGCCGAGGAAGAGCGGGAGATGATAAACGGCATCTTCAGCATCCGCGAGACGGTGGCGCGGGAGGTCATGGTGCCGCGCGTCGAAATGGTGACGGTGGACATCCGCGACCCGCTGGACGAGATAAAACGAATCGTCATAGCCAAGGGCTTTTCGCGGATTCCGGTGGTGGATGAATCCCCCGACGCTGTCTTGGGCATCCTCCACGCCAAGGACATCTTCAAGCTCGAGGACACGGGCGAGGGTTTGAGGTCCGTTTTGCGGGAACCTTTTTACGTCCCCGAGTCCAAGAGGGTCAACGAGCTCCTGCGGGAGTTCCGCTCGGCCAAGGTACAGTTCGCCATCGTCGTCGACGAATACGGCGGCACCGCGGGCCTTATAACGCTCGAGGACACGCTGGAAGAGATCGTGGGCGAGATCCACGACGAGTACGACGCCGAGGTGAAGCTGCTGGAGAAGGTCGGCGACGACGTTTGGCTTATAGCGGGCCGCGCCGACATAGGCGAGTTGAACGAGCAGCTCGGCATCGCCATACCGGAGGAAGAATTCGAGACCGTGGGCGGTTTCATCTCGGCTTTGTCCGGGAAAGTCCCCGAGACGGGCGAGCGGCTGTCGTACGAGAATCTGGATTTTTACGTTACCGCGGCCGACGCGCGGAGGGTCAAACAGGTCCGCCTTACCGTCGCGCCCGAAGGCCGGGGCGATGGTAAGGATTAGACTTGACTCCGCGCCGGCGGTAGGTTATTACTCTAAAAACTTTTCCCGGGAGCCTCGATTATGCTGAAAAAGTCTTTGACGCGCGATTTGGGCCGCGGGGCGCGGGGCGCGTTCGCGCTCTTGGCGGCGGCCGTGGCCGCGGCGGCGCCGGCCGCGTACCCCCAGGAGGACTTCGTCCCCGAGGGCGAGACCTGGGTTATAGAGGACCCCACGGCCTGGACCCGGCTGCGGGGCGAATACGACGCCAGCATCGGCGTGGAGCCGTTCGTGGTGCGCGGCGAAATAGGCATTCTGGACTATTTGACCGTCGGCATGTCGTACGGCGGCGTCGACGTCCTGGGCAACGCCACGCCCACGATGAACCCCCGCCCCGGGTTCCAGGTAAAATTCCGCATCACCAACGGCGGTCCTATAATGCCCGCGTTGGCCCTCGGCTACGACGACCAGGGCCACGGCAAGTACTACGACTTCGACCCCTACATCGAACTCACCGAGGGCAACCAGGTCAACTACGACCGCTACCAGTTCAAGGCCAAGGGTTTCTACCTCGCGCTCTCGCAGGAGGTCGAACTCCTGGGCGCCCTGGGCATGCACGCCGGCGTGTCCTACAACGTCGTCGAGGACGTGGACGACAACGGCCCGGACGTCTACGCCGCGGTGGAGAAGACCGTGGGCCCGCACTTGATGTTGCTAACCTCGTACGATATGGGCTTGAACGATAACGCGCCGGAGTCGCTCGGCATGGGCCGCGGGTACCTGGACGCCGGCGTCCGGTGGCGCGTAACCGAAAACTTCAACCTCGAGTTCTGGGCCACCAACCTCCTCGAGAATCAGATCGCGAAGCTCGGCAACGAGGGCCGCTACTCGCGCGTGCTCTATTTAACGTATATCGGCTCGTTCTGAAGCGTTGCGGGATAACGATGGCGGTAGAGGCGAAGAAGGTAGTCCTGGAGTTCGAGAAGCCGCTCGCGGCGCTGGAGGAACAACTCGAGGCGCTGCGGCCTAAGGCCGAGGCGGGCGACGCCGACGCCGCGGCCGAGGTGGCCGCCCGCGAACGGGAGCTCGAGGGGCGCCGCGCCGAGGTCTACGCCGGCCTGACGGCGTGGGACCGCGTCCTGCTCGCGCGCCACCCGGACCGCCCCTACACCATGGACTACGTCCGCCGGCTCATCGAGCGGCCGTTGGAGTTCCACGGCGACCGCCTCTTCCGCGACGACCAGGCCATCTTGTGCGGCGTGGGATGGTTCCGCGGCCGCAAGGTCGTTTGGATGGGCCACGAGAAAGGCCGCAAGACCGCCGACAAGATCCGCCACAATTTCGGCTCGCCCCACCCGGAGGGCTATCGCAAGGCGCTGCGCGTGATGAGGTTGGCCGAGAAATTCGGCCTCCCCGTATTGTCTTTCCTGGATACCGCCGGCGCGTACCCCGGCATCGGCGCCGAGGAACGCGGCCAGGCGGAGGCCATCGCGCGTAATGTCCTCGAGATGTTCAACCTCCACGTTCCGTTCGTCGTGGCGGTCATCGGCGAGGGCGGCTCCGGGGGCGCCTTCGGCATCGGCGTCGGCAACCGCGTTCTGATGCAGGAGTACGCCTACTATTCGGTCATCTCCCCCGAGGGGTGCGCCGCCATCCTGTGGCGGGACCGGGCGTACGCGCCCCAGGCCGCGGCGGCGCTCAAGATAACGGCGCGAGATTTACTGGGCCTCGGCGTCGTCGACGAAATAGTCGAGGAGCCGGCGTACGGCGCCCACCGCGACCACGACCGGGCCGCGGAGCTTTTGGCCGAGGCGCTCGAGCGCCACCTGGCCGAATTGGAAAAGATGTCCGGCGACGAACTCCGCGAGGACCGCCGCCGGAAGTTCCTGGCGATGGGGTTCTTCGAGGAAGGGGAAAAAAGTGGGGGCGACTAGCGGGAACGCCGGCCGCGCGCGCGTAGTAACCTCCCTCCGCGTCCGCTACGCCGAGACCGACGCCATGGGCGTCGTCTACTACGGCCACTACCTG
This window of the bacterium genome carries:
- a CDS encoding HDIG domain-containing protein is translated as MAFGKRSRVRLRRLFAGRPRGVGRKRAEKPWRRLNTKRAAIGLATFVALSVLVTPSQFFRRPQLTEGEIAKTDITAPYKFAVYKDRSTLRHEEDEAAARVLPVFRQNPHIAGIADDELSEFFVILRQLGDTYAAKSGHEREAFVDELSIALSRDTLVFLLEAESETLDAVRRRSSELLASLFADGILDTAEIERRGLGKTATLLEREGEAEAIVSTEELLSPATAAGRARALAVKDASLSPEEGRAVSEVVALNVRPNLLYDETETERRRREARTAVEPVERWVEENEKIVQRNNVVTRAQIRAVAALYSGRTVRNLAVSLGGRSLLVALVLGVLGIFFFRYRPSLRAQLRYWWMLAVVLAASCFVSRALALLLINYSPLSLYIFAACLGAMLITLLVDVGFGFVTAMTLAVLSGVMAGVAFRPMVISLSAATVGVFLVAHIRRRTDFYRVFAGIALASAAAAVGIGLVDMSPWREIGEEIAWGTVLAAASVAILAILLPLFEMTFDVVTDLKLLELADLNQPLLRQLLLEAPGTYHHSIVVGSLAEVAAGAVGANPLLARVASYYHDIGKLRAPSYFAENTGSESARHEHLSPQMSSLVVASHTKQGAKVAEEAGLPPPIIEAVIEHHGTGLISFFYQEALKLDEHRVLAEDDFRYPGPKPHSKVSAIIMLADAVESASRSLEGPTPTSIRSMVEKIVGARLADGQLDECELTLAEIQLVKESLIKALNSIFHIRPTYPEDGEQYVVPYLSTHSAETKSN
- the ybeY gene encoding rRNA maturation RNase YbeY, yielding MGNNTSSRICLRILPKLSRTSRRRLEALIARYRERCGVPRRAVVEVTVADDALLAELNRKYRRREGPTDVLAFPIGRDPVEPEEMWLWGEVYVSVDRAREQAERRGVALDEELAALVAHGLLHLAGYDDDGDEARAEMERAANDLTAEAG
- a CDS encoding diacylglycerol kinase, with amino-acid sequence MTAAKNKRPSKRGLFLREGGLARSFNSALEGIVYALRTQRNVKIHFVITALVLFASVWLSITKTELILLLVTIALVLITEMINSSLEVLLDLAVERYHPMARIAKDVAAGAVLFATLNAVVVGYLIFFEALKGPIVTTIVSVRRAPEHVAVVALGLTILLVLTLKAFTGKGTFLRGGLPSGHAAAAFGLWTAASLLSRNPLVATITFILALIIGVSRVRLGIHSLLEIAAGAFLGIGVTALCFWVFT
- a CDS encoding hemolysin family protein; this encodes MDEPPSLITVVALVAAYGVFVVARWAVVANATRDRNPAGEGAGKPAVPLAVLNALFFVEVFLLIAASYSAATLLAFEAPALPLAAAWLICAAGLFVVRAAARAVLPAAAARSLGRFIRPVAKFLYLLLFPLIWTAKTIALVLAKVTRAGIDPAAVSPAAELEALCGVGGARLAEEEREMINGIFSIRETVAREVMVPRVEMVTVDIRDPLDEIKRIVIAKGFSRIPVVDESPDAVLGILHAKDIFKLEDTGEGLRSVLREPFYVPESKRVNELLREFRSAKVQFAIVVDEYGGTAGLITLEDTLEEIVGEIHDEYDAEVKLLEKVGDDVWLIAGRADIGELNEQLGIAIPEEEFETVGGFISALSGKVPETGERLSYENLDFYVTAADARRVKQVRLTVAPEGRGDGKD
- a CDS encoding acetyl-CoA carboxylase carboxyltransferase subunit alpha, which codes for MAVEAKKVVLEFEKPLAALEEQLEALRPKAEAGDADAAAEVAARERELEGRRAEVYAGLTAWDRVLLARHPDRPYTMDYVRRLIERPLEFHGDRLFRDDQAILCGVGWFRGRKVVWMGHEKGRKTADKIRHNFGSPHPEGYRKALRVMRLAEKFGLPVLSFLDTAGAYPGIGAEERGQAEAIARNVLEMFNLHVPFVVAVIGEGGSGGAFGIGVGNRVLMQEYAYYSVISPEGCAAILWRDRAYAPQAAAALKITARDLLGLGVVDEIVEEPAYGAHRDHDRAAELLAEALERHLAELEKMSGDELREDRRRKFLAMGFFEEGEKSGGD